The stretch of DNA GATCAATATTTTTAGGACAGATATTTACTGTATTTCCACATTTCAGTAATCTGTTTAATGGGTCAAACCACTCTATTTTTCCCGGATGTGCTACTGCTTCAATATCAGATAAAGGTTTCACGCTATGGCATATCTCAAAAGAGTTGAGTCCATCATCTGAAGGAACAGGTATAATTTCAACAGATAATTTCTCTCCCAGTTTTTGTCCAGAAGCAAGCTTGAAACTTCGAAATTGTCGCTTCATCGAGGCCAATAGCATATTCAATATGGTTTGTGGACTCCTGCAATCTGACTTGTTATCTTGGGGTAAAAAGAACTCCAATAGGTATACATAGTCCCCTGTGTAGGAACTTTGCAAACATATAGCAAACGAGCTATGTAATCCAACTCTGTGTGCCACATGTGCCAAGGGGTACTCAGTCATGCTTAACTGTGTGATGTCACTGCAGAAGCATGAACTACGGGTTAAAAAGGCCTTACTAACAACCCCCTGACTCTTCCCTAAGTGAAACATATCACAAGCAGCTCTGAACTCGTAGCCAGCTGACGTGCATATGCAGAACTGTTCCTCTGTGGTCGTGAATCTTTCAACATTGCTTCCGTCAAGGATAGGTAGCCATGTCTGAGCTAGAGGTAATTGATGTGTTCTGCATATAAAACTCAACTGCTCCTCGATCTCTTTTAGGGCGCGTTCTAGCCCTCTAAGGCCCTGCTAAAAACAGACAGTTGATACAGGTGCTTTAGTTTATTTCATTTAAAGAGGTACACTGTAGTTTAGTAAATATATTCTTTTCCTGGCTTGGGGGATTCAGGCATAGAGCATCTTCATGAACATACCTTCTTGTCGGGGTGGCCATACATGTTTGATGATCTCAAGTCCACCTTCTGTTAAGAACAAGATGCCATGCTCAGAGAAATATATAGAGGTTATGAGAAACTAGTAGGCTACTAGGCATATCTCCTGAAGAGAAAACGTCTTTTAATCTATCTCTAGAAAATTGAAGTGGTAATTGTGACATTTAAAAATGACCAAACTCTTCACTAAATTCATGTTTTTTTATACTTTAGCTACCACACTAAAATCAAGCAAAGTTTCGAACAACCTTTCCTTTCTCTACAGTAAAACTAACTCAAACAAACTGAAAGAGAGAGCGAGCGAGAGAGAAATGGCAAGAAAAGTAGAGAGGAAAGCCATACATTGAGCATCTCATAGACCATTTGAACAAAATCTTGAGAGAAGCTTCCCTTCTTATCCCCTATGATCTCAAGTACTCCAATGCACTGATTACTAAGAGGCTCAAAAATCGGTACAGCCAAGTAGTTCCCTAAACCAGCAGCTGCAGCCAAGTCATGCTGAGGATAATCATTGGCAGAATGACGAGAAACATCTGGACTCATTTCAGGCAAACCATGTTGGAACACGCGTCCAGCAGGACCAAGTCGATACTCATTCTCAGAACAATCAGTTATAATAGGAATTCTAAATTTCAGACACTCTGACCTATAAAAACAAAGTCCTTCATGGAGTTTCGTAAGACCAAAAGGTAGGTCACAAGTTGTTAGAAAAATCTGATCGTTAGTGGTTATAGGTGCCCAAAATTGAACCAACCAGCATCCGAAGTTGTCAGAAATGTAGGCATTCTTGAGAGCGGATGTGATTTTCTCCTTGATGGTATCATGATAGATAGTAGTGTAAGCAGCTGTAAGAAGTTATTTATGATATTAGTCACTTGACTCATTCAGAAAGATGGATACGTAACAATCATATTGAAAAACTGGTTAAATATACAATTCAAACTCCTCAATATTCAAGACTTAATCCATAAGCTCAAAGACTTCATATTCCCCAATCTAAACCCAACTCATTTAAAAGTCGCTCATTTATCGAGTAACAAAAGTTATCATAATCAAATCCTTGGGAATTTAGATTAACAGATAACAGATGAAACAAATAAGCAGCTCCACCAATGGTGCACTCCTAAAAAGAACAATATTAGAACTTCAACATGATTGCATTAGTTATAGGAGTGAATAACAAGCCCAAGTTTACACTTAAGAATACTTATGCAGCAGGAGCGGACCCAGGATTCGGTGGTGGCGGGGGCACTATGGCGTTCAATATAAATTTATTAATGCTCATGTAGATTGGTACAGGGGCTTATGCTAATATCTGACTATATTTTGAAAGAGATTTGCAAGTATATATGGAGTTTTTGCCGAATATTCCGGTTGCCGGTGACCCCTCAACCTATAGAGTAGGTCCGCCTCTGTTATGCAGTGCTCCGCAGAGTAACATGAATGAGAGTTGCAAGTTAGCTACTACCTCCCCTTGTTCGCTTTACTGGCTTCACTTTGCTCTGGTATTTTCCTTTCTCTGATTCAGAGAGCTTTTGCACCatgatttgaaactattatttaGTGTTCTAAACATACAAGCCTGAATTTTTACTTTAACTGCTCTAACTATTATATCACTAAAACTTGATTAAAATCTAACAATGACATGAACCAATCTTCATAAATTGTGCAAACTGACTGTTTTGAAGTATTAGGATGGTTGGAGTATATCAAGTCCTAGGCATCCCTTAAAGTTCCATAAGTCAGATCAAGAGAAGTACCAGAAAATAATCTCTAAGCTAGATGCATTGATTGACTACTACTTTAATCACTTACTTTGATAAGATTGAAGTCCAACATTATTAAGATTTTAGAGAGTACTACAACCTATGTGGCAAAAGGTTTGTCACTTTTCTGCTCCTCTGATTCAACTAAGTGAACATTGAGTAAGAGGAAAATTCAACGTTTTGCCATCTGATATGAAGAAATTTGTCTTCATGGAACTTTTTTTTATGACATTGGTGTTCGGGTTAGCCTGCATACACCTCAACTATTCCATCCGCTACATGATATCTCCCAGGTAACTCTACCAACCAAAGCTTAGACAAATGGGAAGAAATCGTCTAGCACATATTTTGTCACTGCTAGGATTTGAACCCTGAGATTGATTTGCACCCACTTTATTGACTACTAGGCCACACCGTTGGGTACATATATTTATGGTACGTTTCACGTGTTAGATTCCCAAATTGGTAGTGGATGGGGGACTTGGTCTTCTTATATGGTCTTGCACAATCGTTATCTTGTGAACTAGCTTTTGAGATTTAATTAGGCTTAAGTTCCATATCATAACATAATTTCCAAATTTTAGtccaaaataaattaatatagtCCAATTTAGTATCAAAATCTGTCAAATTGACCTCCGTAAGCAAAAAAGGTACCCAATAAACACAATGAGTGTCACTACTCCTATTCATTAACCAAACACAAGAATCTAGCCAGGGGTAAAACTAAAAGAAGGGACAAAGTGAGAACCCATAGGCCATAGGCATCATTCTCCAAATAAGTGAGTTGAGtatagtggtggcaaaatggatTAAAAATATAGTTATCCATCTGGGTTGGATAATGTACTTTTTAAAAATATGTCAAATATGGATAATAAGCATATTATTCAGATAACTAATCTTCAAattggggttcctcaagtttgtgagattagaaattctcccaaaagtgatcatattcaagaaatcACCACATGATCGATCTCATCCACCGGTTAACCTGTTtcttatccgtattaaatatgggtcaaataatttatccgttttttgcATTATACGTTTTTTTTTACCCGCCCATATCTGGCCCGACCCGCCAGTTTGCAACCCTAGTATCATATAATCTGGATGTTATATAGTGTAAATACCAATCCATAGACCATAGACATAAAGGGGAAAAGACACTTACTGCTGGGGAAGACAGTAGGAAACTCGTTATTGTGTTGGCTCCAAAATACCCAGAGGTCATTCTTAGTGTTAGGCTCAGTGTATTGCAGCGAAAATGGCATGTAACTCAGTGCTTCAGATACACTACTACATATTTTGAAAGCTTTATTTGCACCTGCCATTTTCACTGTAGCCCAAGTATTTAATTCAGCTTTAATTTTGCTTCTAATATGAAATCCAAAATCAGTGAGGAGTAGAAGATGGAGCAGTTGTGAGGAAGGTGTAAGGAAGGAGAAGAGATCAAGAGAATATTCATGATTTTGACTGATTCTTTTCCCGcaagagaaaaagagagagaaaacaGTAGTAGactgaaataaatattttctttattataaattaaatttctttttTACTATTCGCTCCAAATTTGAATATGATAGAAATATATtttatctattattattatttaattttttgtaCACTGAAAGACTTACAATCTCTTGTGGCTTCTTCTCCGGATCGTTACCTATTGCATTGTATTATAttatactttaaatataattattatttCGATTGTTAATTTTATgatatcgtatcgttaaattcaTTATTACGTAAAGACGAAAAATGTCACTTTATGGAACGATAGATTTGATGTAGTGTCATCGTTATCTTACTTTTTTCTCTATCTtgctttttcttatttttaaataatcatattttatactTTACCTTActtttttatataaataattcTACTATGTATCCTATTTTTTCTTAGTAGTGTTAcaagtttatttttcatattattgGCGTGTGACATCATAAAATGACGATAAACGATATAATATATTCAAACATTGTATCATCAAACATTACAGTACTGTGCATTATAATACAGTACGATTCATTATGAAACGATACGTAACAACAATCCAAAAAAGCTGTTAGTATCAATAGACTTAGAATATAAAATGATCCAATATAAGGAAAACATATGTGTGTGTGGTGATATCTTAATTAGTTAGGATTGAATTTTAGTTATCTTAGTGCCTTTATTTAGGTCTATTGtttgttaataaaaaaatttaacttaTTAGAGATTTATATGTTATCAGCAAATATAGAGAATTTTTAGTGTTAAATAAATTAGCTTAATTGGCTTTTTATGCTGTGCTAACCATTTAATAACTATATTTGTAGCACACAATGTATGCTTCTACCAATTTTCTGGTATACCAATAAAGATGTAAGGTCTTTATAGGACAAACAAAAGTAGATTAGCATCTGGCTATAATCTGCCTATGGCTATTGAAATTTGCAGAAAGTAATAACTTACATGCAAATTAAGGAGAAGCCAAAGATTTGTTACAATGAAAGATGCTATATGAACTCATATCACCATTTCATATTTACCAAAGGAAATTGCCGATATCAAAGTTGACTCGTACGAAGGGGAgctttggcgtaactggtaaagttgttgtcatgtgaccaggagatcgcgggttcgagccgtggaaacaacctcttgcaaaaatgcaaggTAAAACTGCGTACAATACACCTTTGTGGTTCGACTCTTCCCCttccccgcgcatagcgggagcttaatgCACCGGACTGCCCTTTTTTAAGTTGACCTCTATAATAGAGCCAACACCAATTATACCAAAAAAAAAGACCTGATTCCAGCTATTTCATATGGAATATAGAATATTTGACAGCAAGATTAATGTGAAAAAAGAACTAAAAATTAAAgcatgataataataatgatagGGCAATGTTTGAATCAAGCATGTTGTACTTAATTAACTGACAGGTAACCTTTAACACAAAGGCATatagatgtaaatattttcaatttGAGCTATTGATGCTGTGTTAGTATAGTAGACCTGTTGTTATCAAATATTGCAACTCCACAACAATCATGTTTTTGAAAATTACTTCTGATTATGATCTTTATTTACTTGAGCCATTACAAAACTCACCCTTCTcaccttttcttttcctttcttgttCCTCCTCTTTCCTTAAATCCAAAATGCATGTGTAGATTGTGGTTTAAGTTGCACTGGACTACTAAAGAATCTATGATGTGATTCTTCGAGTTAACAAAGAACCAACCGACCAGGATCAAGATCTTGAAACGAAAACGTGGTTTGTGGGTCGATTTCAATAAACAAAGTATCTCAAATTTTAGGACTCGGAATTTAATTATTCAAAAATAAGGTGAAAGATGACAATCTAAACTATAAGAAAAACCATTTAATCATTCAAAACAAGTAAATATTGATAATGCGTCAGTTCAATGAAAGTTATGATTCCATGATATCAAAAGAATGAATTTAGATCAAGAAACGTGTTCTTAAAAGATCAAGAACTAAACAAGTTTATAAAGTCACCACTTGAAATCAATTAACGTGATAAAGAAATACCACACGCAATTGAAAACAAGATAAAGACTATCACCGCCTTGCTTGGAACCAAAAACAAGGATAAAGAAGACAAAATAGAGGAAAATACTCTATTATAAAACTAAGACAAGCCTAAAAACGTGGATTCTTTCTACAAGGCAAGGGAACCCTTTATATAAGCCTAAAGTCTCTTCTTTCACGACTAAAATTCCTattctaataaggaaataaaataactaaagacGACGAAAGCAAAATCCCTATTCTACAGTAAAAAGAAACTAGAACACTACTAAAAGGAAAATCCTTATTCTAAAAGGAATTAAAtaaatcctattttaagaaggaaAGAATCTTGAATTCTTGAACTTCTTGCCCTTCTTGAAAATAAGTCCATATGTTTGAACTTGAGCTCTAAAATATGATCTTggccaaaattaataaaatttaacataGATTCTTCTTTTACATTCTTGAAATCAATCTTGAGCTTCTTGAACTTCTTGCGCTTCTTGAAAATAAGTCCATATGTTTGAACTTGAGCTCTAAAACATGATCTTggccaaaattaataaaatttaatataGAATCTTCTTTTACATCagtttacaacaacaataatatacccCGTATATTCTCACAAATGAAATATGAAGAGGGTAATGTGTATGCAGATACTAGTCATAATTTGTGAAGGTTGAGAAATTATTTCTGATAGATCCTCGAAAACTATTGGAAAGTCCCCTTATACAATTCTGTCTTTCTATGAAAGTCTTAGAACACATACCTACACAACCACACACttgagcatagacacatgaaaagcAAGTCTCAACTACCTTACAACTTGAGCATAGTTCCAAAAGGTATTAAATTTGCAATTTCAATTCACATTGTTCATGAAAGAGTGTGGAATGAAGTAATCttgaaaaatcaaattttgccACCCCCTATAATTAGATCTGTTTCTCTGGCTTTTGTCTCTAAGGATACCATTTGGGTTGATGGAAATAAAATAGCTTCAGAGACATGAcatcttttcatgatgtagaggATATTGAGAATGTCATTTAAAGTGTTATGGCCTATaattatacaacaacaataacaacaaattcGATATAATCCAATAAGTGAGTTTTGAGGAGGGTAGTGCGAATACAGATCTTACTCCGACCTTATAAAGATAGAGATGTTATTTCCGATAGATTATCGGCTCAAGAAAAGCATAATCATAATAGTAATGAAAAGAAATATAATAGTGGAGAACccatttaaaaaaaaaggaactTGGTATTTTAAAAAGCCATGGCCTATAATTATAGTCACTTCATATTTGATACTTTGCCTTAATGATAACACCATATTCCAACATGGGAGCCAAAAGGAaacaagaaaaatgaaagaaaaaaaaaaaggacaagcATTATGTTAAAAATGTTCTTGCAGTTTCCTCAAAAGTAAGGTACAAACATTAAAAGCATTAGATACAAAAATCTTGAACTGATT from Nicotiana tomentosiformis chromosome 11, ASM39032v3, whole genome shotgun sequence encodes:
- the LOC104098197 gene encoding protein NLP7-like isoform X1, which codes for MAGANKAFKICSSVSEALSYMPFSLQYTEPNTKNDLWVFWSQHNNEFPTVFPSTAYTTIYHDTIKEKITSALKNAYISDNFGCWLVQFWAPITTNDQIFLTTCDLPFGLTKLHEGLCFYRSECLKFRIPIITDCSENEYRLGPAGRVFQHGLPEMSPDVSRHSANDYPQHDLAAAAGLGNYLAVPIFEPLSNQCIGVLEIIGDKKGSFSQDFVQMVYEMLNKVDLRSSNMYGHPDKKQGLRGLERALKEIEEQLSFICRTHQLPLAQTWLPILDGSNVERFTTTEEQFCICTSAGYEFRAACDMFHLGKSQGVVSKAFLTRSSCFCSDITQLSMTEYPLAHVAHRVGLHSSFAICLQSSYTGDYVYLLEFFLPQDNKSDCRSPQTILNMLLASMKRQFRSFKLASGQKLGEKLSVEIIPVPSDDGLNSFEICHSVKPLSDIEAVAHPGKIEWFDPLNRLLKCGNTVNICPKNIDLTTSSRTANTTTKLTNVRVLTNRAVSNSSEEESMMKISEGHHRINSVVLQQSVGAKVGTETTLASQSAPNSLGTKHLEINGMNCSSDHLESAKVADRHCEESSGGDQSCRDTTTSLTHAAKPTTQAAGVQNESIIPRKCPNFLLSGVRADDLERLAKVSKLYDREELQELLQKLPENQRSDAVSSMVYEANARVRDPVYGCVGAISSLQNQISFLQMQLAVAQAEVVCMQVTMDMEDPLKLQEPLWS
- the LOC104098197 gene encoding protein NLP7-like isoform X2 — encoded protein: MAGANKAFKICSSVSEALSYMPFSLQYTEPNTKNDLWVFWSQHNNEFPTVFPSTAYTTIYHDTIKEKITSALKNAYISDNFGCWLVQFWAPITTNDQIFLTTCDLPFGLTKLHEGLCFYRSECLKFRIPIITDCSENEYRLGPAGRVFQHGLPEMSPDVSRHSANDYPQHDLAAAAGLGNYLAVPIFEPLSNQCIGVLEIIGDKKGSFSQDFVQMVYEMLNKVDLRSSNMYGHPDKKGLRGLERALKEIEEQLSFICRTHQLPLAQTWLPILDGSNVERFTTTEEQFCICTSAGYEFRAACDMFHLGKSQGVVSKAFLTRSSCFCSDITQLSMTEYPLAHVAHRVGLHSSFAICLQSSYTGDYVYLLEFFLPQDNKSDCRSPQTILNMLLASMKRQFRSFKLASGQKLGEKLSVEIIPVPSDDGLNSFEICHSVKPLSDIEAVAHPGKIEWFDPLNRLLKCGNTVNICPKNIDLTTSSRTANTTTKLTNVRVLTNRAVSNSSEEESMMKISEGHHRINSVVLQQSVGAKVGTETTLASQSAPNSLGTKHLEINGMNCSSDHLESAKVADRHCEESSGGDQSCRDTTTSLTHAAKPTTQAAGVQNESIIPRKCPNFLLSGVRADDLERLAKVSKLYDREELQELLQKLPENQRSDAVSSMVYEANARVRDPVYGCVGAISSLQNQISFLQMQLAVAQAEVVCMQVTMDMEDPLKLQEPLWS